ATCATCAACTGCGGCATCGTCGAGGTGGTGTACAACTCGCAATACCCCATGGGCGAGCAGCCCATCGCCCTGCTGCAAGAGGCGGGCATCGCCGTGCGGCAGGTCGAGCTGAAGTGAGGGGTGTCCCGGCTGCTATGCAGGAATACTATCGCCGCCTGACCCAAAAACTCTTCCAGCCCGTGGATGCCGCTTCCCTGGGCTTCTTTCGGATTCTGTTCGGCGCCCTCATGACCTGGCAGGCCGTCTATTTTCTGCAGGGCGACCGCTACGTCCACGACTACCTTCTCCCCAGGTTTCACTTTACCTACGAATTCTTCGCTTTCGTAAAGCCGGTCGGCCCGGAATTCCTCAAGGCCCTGTTCTGGACGATGGCCCTCTCCGGGTTGGGCATCATGGTGGGGGTTTGTTACCGGCTCTTCGCCTTTCTTTTCTTCGCGACCTTCACCTACGCCTTCCTCCTCGACAAGGCCTACTACAACAACCATTACTACTTCATCAGCCTGATCGCTTTCTGGATGATCCTGGTCGACGCCCAGCGTTGGGCCTCGCTGAGCCAGCGATTCCGGCCCAGGCCGGCCTACGTCCCTTATTGGAACCTGTGGATCCTGAAGGCCCAGGTGGTGATCGTCTATTTCTACGGGGGCATCGCCAAGCTGAACGGGGATTGGCTGCGGGGCGACCCGATGCGCTTTTGGCTCTCCCGCCTCGGCGACCTGCCGGTCGTGGGGCCCTGGCTGCTCTCGGAGTGGGCGCCTTATTTCTTCAGCTGGGGAGGCTTGGCCTACGACCTCACGATCGGCTTCCTACTGTGGTGGCGCAAGACCCGATGGGCGGCCTTCCTGGCGGTGTTGTTCTTCAACCTGAGCAATTCGGTGCTCTTCACCATCGGGGTCTTTCCCTTCCTGATGATCGCCGCCGCGACGCTCTTCGACGAGCCGGACTGGCCGCGCCGCTTCTTTAAATTCAAGGGGGCCTTGCCGAAGAAATTCGCCTTTCCCGTGCGCCACGGCGTCGCGGCCTTTCTCGGCCTCTACCTCTTGGTCCAGGTCGCCGTTCCCCTGCGGCATTGGTTGATCGCGGGGGACGTCCACTGGACCGAGGAGGGGCATCTGTTTTCCTGGCGCATGAAGCTG
The nucleotide sequence above comes from Deltaproteobacteria bacterium PRO3. Encoded proteins:
- a CDS encoding HTTM domain-containing protein, which codes for MQEYYRRLTQKLFQPVDAASLGFFRILFGALMTWQAVYFLQGDRYVHDYLLPRFHFTYEFFAFVKPVGPEFLKALFWTMALSGLGIMVGVCYRLFAFLFFATFTYAFLLDKAYYNNHYYFISLIAFWMILVDAQRWASLSQRFRPRPAYVPYWNLWILKAQVVIVYFYGGIAKLNGDWLRGDPMRFWLSRLGDLPVVGPWLLSEWAPYFFSWGGLAYDLTIGFLLWWRKTRWAAFLAVLFFNLSNSVLFTIGVFPFLMIAAATLFDEPDWPRRFFKFKGALPKKFAFPVRHGVAAFLGLYLLVQVAVPLRHWLIAGDVHWTEEGHLFSWRMKLRDKQGILKITVTDPATGRSFAVEPLQEINRFQYRKLTQRPQFIHQYAQHLKARFQKEGIADPVITVDSRVSLNGRPFQTLIDPTVDLAKAPMRFFSHDPWILPLPENARPGALGTPGLAKESDADLESDR